A portion of the Mycobacterium paraseoulense genome contains these proteins:
- a CDS encoding shikimate dehydrogenase, with product MSSTARADGGARKAAVLGKPVAHSKSPQLHLAAYRALGLPDWTYERIECDAERLPAVVGGFGPEWVGVSVTMPGKFAALRFADERTERAERVGSANTLVRTSAGWRADNTDIDGVAGALASQGEADGPALVCGSGGTAPAAVLGLAQLGVSAITVVARNPDKAARLVELGMGIGVPTRFVGLDSDGLAGAVAGAEVLVSTIPADVAARYADTFAPIPVLLDAVYDPWPTPLAAAVAAAGGRVISGLQMLLHQAFTQVELFTGLPAPREAMAAALA from the coding sequence GTGTCCTCGACAGCGCGCGCTGACGGCGGAGCCCGAAAGGCGGCGGTGCTCGGCAAGCCGGTCGCCCACTCGAAGTCCCCGCAACTGCACCTGGCCGCCTACCGGGCGCTGGGGCTGCCCGACTGGACCTACGAGCGCATCGAGTGCGACGCCGAGCGGCTGCCCGCGGTCGTCGGCGGGTTCGGCCCCGAGTGGGTCGGGGTGTCGGTGACGATGCCCGGCAAGTTCGCCGCGCTGCGGTTCGCCGACGAGCGCACCGAACGCGCCGAGCGGGTCGGGTCGGCCAACACCCTGGTCCGCACGTCGGCGGGCTGGCGGGCCGACAACACCGACATCGACGGCGTCGCGGGGGCGCTGGCGTCACAAGGGGAAGCGGACGGGCCGGCGCTGGTCTGTGGATCGGGCGGCACCGCGCCGGCGGCCGTCCTGGGGCTGGCCCAACTGGGCGTCAGCGCCATCACCGTCGTCGCGCGCAACCCCGACAAGGCGGCCCGGCTGGTGGAACTCGGCATGGGGATCGGGGTGCCGACGCGGTTCGTCGGTCTGGACAGCGACGGGCTGGCCGGCGCGGTGGCCGGCGCGGAGGTGCTGGTCAGCACCATCCCCGCGGACGTCGCGGCCCGGTACGCGGACACCTTCGCGCCGATCCCGGTGCTGCTCGACGCCGTCTACGACCCGTGGCCCACGCCGCTGGCCGCCGCGGTGGCCGCCGCCGGCGGCCGCGTGATCAGCGGGCTGCAGATGCTGCTGCACCAGGCGTTCACCCAAGTCGAGCTATTCACAGGGCTCCCGGCGCCGCGCGAGGCCATGGCCGCCGCCCTGGCCTAA
- the ruvX gene encoding Holliday junction resolvase RuvX has protein sequence MVPVQHRLPDRPGDPDQDPGRGRRIGIDVGSVRIGVACSDPDGILATPVETVRRDRSGKHVRRLAELAAELGAVEVVVGLPRTLADRTGPSAIDAMELAETLAQRIAPTPVRLADERLTTVSAQRSLRAAGVRAREQRAVIDQAAAVAILQSWLDQRRATLSAGERTDG, from the coding sequence GTGGTTCCCGTACAGCATCGCTTGCCCGACCGGCCGGGCGACCCTGACCAGGATCCCGGACGCGGACGACGGATCGGCATCGACGTCGGCAGTGTGCGTATCGGCGTCGCCTGCAGCGACCCCGACGGCATCCTGGCCACGCCGGTGGAAACCGTGCGCCGCGACCGCTCCGGCAAACACGTGCGGCGGCTGGCCGAGCTGGCCGCGGAGCTCGGGGCGGTCGAGGTGGTCGTCGGGCTGCCGCGGACGCTGGCCGACCGCACCGGCCCGTCGGCGATCGACGCCATGGAGCTGGCCGAGACGCTCGCCCAGCGGATCGCCCCCACACCCGTGCGGCTGGCCGACGAGCGCCTGACCACCGTCAGCGCGCAGCGGTCGCTGCGCGCGGCCGGTGTGCGCGCCAGAGAGCAGCGGGCGGTGATCGACCAGGCGGCCGCGGTGGCCATCCTGCAGAGCTGGCTCGATCAACGGCGCGCCACCTTATCGGCGGGGGAGCGCACCGATGGTTGA
- the alaS gene encoding alanine--tRNA ligase yields MQTHEIRKRFLDHFVKAGHTEVPSASVILDDPNLLFVNAGMVQFVPYFLGARTPPYPTATSIQKCIRTPDIDEVGITTRHNTFFQMAGNFSFGDYFKRRAIELAWTLLTKGVPEGGYGLDPERIWTTVYFDDDEAVQLWQEIAGLPPERIQRRGMEDNYWSMGIPGPCGPSSEIYYDRGEEFGVGGGPVANEDRYIEIWNLVFMQNERGEGTGKTDFEILGPLPRKNIDTGMGVERVAFILQGVHNVYETDLLRPVIDAVAARAPRGYDAGDHSDDVRYRVIADHSRTAAILIGDGVTPGNDGRGYVLRRLLRRVIRSAKLLDIEGPIVGELMATVRDAMGPSYPELVADYDRIRRIAVAEETAFNRTLVAGSKLFDEVAGTTKAAGAKAISGADAFTLHDTYGFPIELTLEMAAEAGLQVDEIGFRELMAEQRRRAKADAAARKHAHADLSAYRELVDAGPTEFTGFDELSSEARILGIFVDGKRVPVVTHGPQTDGAGAHQVELVLDRTPLYAESGGQIADEGTISGTGASECARAAVTDVQKIAKTLWVHRVNVESGEFVEGDTVVAAVDPEWRRGATQGHSGTHMVHAALRQVLGPNAVQAGSLNRPGYLRFDFNWQGPLSEDQRTQVEEVTNQAVQADFEVHTFTEQLEKAKAMGAMAMFGEAYPDEVRVVEIGGPFSLELCGGTHVHNSAQIGPVTVLGESSVGSGVRRVEAYVGLDSFRHLAKERALMAGLASSLKVPSDEVPARVAGLVERLKAAEKELERARLAGARAAATNAAAGAERIGNVRVVAQRMSAGMTAGDLRSLVGDIRGKLGSDPAVVALIAEGEGGSVPYAVAANPAAQDLGIRANDLIKQLAATVDGRGGGKPDLAQGSGKDPTRIDAALEAIRSEIARVG; encoded by the coding sequence GTGCAGACACACGAGATCAGGAAGCGGTTTCTTGATCATTTCGTGAAGGCGGGCCACACCGAGGTGCCGAGCGCATCGGTGATTCTCGACGACCCCAACCTGCTGTTCGTCAACGCGGGCATGGTCCAGTTCGTGCCGTACTTCCTGGGGGCCCGCACACCGCCGTACCCGACGGCCACCAGCATCCAGAAGTGCATCCGCACACCCGACATCGACGAGGTGGGCATCACCACCCGGCACAACACCTTCTTCCAGATGGCCGGCAACTTCTCGTTCGGCGACTATTTCAAGCGCCGCGCGATCGAGCTGGCGTGGACTCTGCTCACCAAGGGCGTGCCCGAGGGTGGCTATGGCCTGGACCCCGAGAGAATCTGGACGACGGTCTATTTCGACGACGACGAGGCCGTGCAGCTGTGGCAGGAGATCGCCGGCCTGCCGCCCGAGCGGATCCAGCGGCGCGGCATGGAGGACAACTACTGGTCCATGGGGATCCCCGGGCCGTGTGGCCCGTCGTCGGAGATCTACTACGACCGGGGGGAAGAGTTCGGGGTGGGCGGCGGCCCGGTGGCCAACGAAGACCGCTACATCGAGATCTGGAACCTCGTGTTCATGCAGAACGAACGCGGCGAGGGCACCGGCAAGACCGACTTTGAAATCCTGGGGCCGTTGCCCCGCAAGAACATCGACACCGGCATGGGCGTCGAGCGGGTCGCGTTCATCCTGCAGGGGGTGCACAACGTCTACGAGACCGACCTGCTGCGCCCGGTCATCGATGCGGTGGCCGCCCGCGCGCCGCGCGGCTATGACGCCGGCGACCACTCCGACGATGTGCGCTACCGGGTCATCGCCGATCACAGCCGCACCGCGGCGATCCTGATCGGTGACGGCGTCACACCGGGCAACGACGGGCGCGGGTACGTGCTGCGCCGGCTGCTGCGCCGGGTGATCCGGTCGGCCAAGCTGCTCGACATCGAGGGGCCGATCGTCGGCGAGCTGATGGCCACCGTGCGGGACGCGATGGGGCCGTCGTATCCCGAACTGGTCGCCGATTACGACCGGATCAGGCGCATCGCCGTCGCCGAGGAGACCGCCTTCAACCGCACGCTGGTCGCCGGCTCCAAGCTGTTCGACGAGGTGGCCGGCACCACCAAAGCCGCCGGGGCCAAGGCGATCTCCGGAGCGGACGCCTTCACGCTGCACGACACCTACGGCTTCCCGATCGAGCTGACCCTGGAGATGGCCGCCGAGGCCGGCCTGCAGGTCGACGAGATCGGCTTCCGCGAATTGATGGCCGAGCAGCGTCGCCGGGCCAAGGCCGACGCGGCCGCCCGCAAGCACGCGCACGCCGACCTGAGTGCCTACCGTGAGCTGGTCGATGCGGGCCCCACCGAATTCACCGGATTCGACGAATTGTCCTCCGAGGCAAGGATTTTAGGCATCTTCGTCGACGGCAAGCGGGTTCCGGTGGTCACCCACGGCCCGCAAACGGACGGGGCCGGGGCGCACCAGGTCGAGCTGGTGCTCGACCGCACGCCGCTCTACGCCGAGTCGGGCGGGCAGATCGCCGACGAGGGCACGATCAGCGGAACGGGAGCCTCAGAGTGCGCCCGCGCGGCGGTCACCGACGTGCAGAAGATCGCCAAAACCCTGTGGGTGCACCGGGTCAACGTCGAGTCCGGGGAGTTCGTGGAGGGCGACACCGTCGTCGCGGCGGTCGACCCGGAATGGCGTCGCGGCGCCACCCAGGGTCACTCGGGTACCCACATGGTGCACGCGGCGCTGCGACAGGTGCTGGGCCCCAACGCCGTTCAGGCGGGTTCGCTGAACCGTCCCGGCTACCTGCGTTTCGACTTCAACTGGCAGGGACCGCTGTCCGAGGACCAACGCACCCAGGTCGAGGAGGTCACCAACCAGGCCGTGCAGGCCGACTTCGAGGTGCACACGTTCACCGAGCAGCTGGAGAAGGCCAAGGCGATGGGCGCAATGGCGATGTTCGGCGAGGCCTACCCGGACGAGGTCCGCGTGGTGGAGATCGGCGGGCCGTTCTCGCTGGAGCTCTGCGGTGGCACCCACGTGCACAACTCGGCTCAGATCGGACCGGTGACCGTCCTGGGCGAATCGTCGGTCGGGTCCGGCGTCCGCCGGGTGGAGGCCTACGTCGGGCTGGACTCGTTCCGCCACCTGGCCAAGGAACGCGCCCTGATGGCGGGGCTGGCGTCGTCGCTGAAGGTGCCCTCCGACGAGGTGCCGGCCCGGGTGGCCGGCCTGGTGGAGCGGCTCAAGGCCGCCGAGAAGGAGCTCGAACGCGCCCGGCTGGCCGGCGCGCGCGCCGCGGCGACCAACGCTGCGGCCGGCGCGGAGCGGATCGGTAACGTCCGTGTGGTGGCGCAACGGATGTCGGCGGGGATGACGGCCGGCGACCTGCGTTCCCTGGTGGGTGACATCCGCGGCAAGCTCGGCAGCGATCCCGCGGTGGTGGCGCTGATCGCGGAGGGCGAGGGCGGCAGCGTGCCGTACGCGGTCGCTGCGAACCCCGCCGCCCAGGACCTCGGAATCCGCGCCAACGACCTGATCAAGCAGCTGGCCGCGACCGTCGACGGCCGCGGCGGGGGCAAACCGGACCTGGCCCAGGGTTCGGGGAAGGACCCGACCCGCATCGACGCGGCGCTCGAAGCGATCCGCTCCGAGATAGCGCGGGTCGGTTGA
- a CDS encoding prepilin peptidase — protein sequence MRVTAAVVVLAWLAVLSGYDVRERRLPNLLTLPGAAAILLAAAGAGRGWPALAGAAALTATYLAVHLVAPAGMGAGDVKLAIGLGALAGCFGAGVWFLAALAAPLLTVTWALAGRLVGGAGAAPLPHGPSMCVATAAAIGLVLV from the coding sequence ATGCGGGTGACGGCGGCGGTGGTGGTGCTGGCCTGGCTGGCGGTGCTGAGCGGCTACGACGTCCGCGAGCGCCGGTTACCGAATCTGTTGACGCTGCCCGGCGCCGCGGCGATCCTGCTGGCGGCGGCCGGGGCCGGGCGCGGCTGGCCCGCGCTCGCCGGGGCGGCGGCGCTGACCGCGACCTATCTGGCGGTGCACCTGGTGGCCCCGGCGGGGATGGGCGCCGGGGACGTCAAGCTCGCGATCGGCCTGGGAGCGCTGGCCGGCTGTTTCGGCGCCGGGGTGTGGTTCCTGGCGGCGCTGGCCGCGCCGCTGCTGACCGTGACCTGGGCCCTGGCGGGCCGGCTCGTCGGCGGCGCGGGCGCCGCGCCGCTGCCGCACGGCCCGTCGATGTGCGTGGCCACCGCCGCCGCGATCGGGCTGGTTCTCGTGTGA
- the mltG gene encoding endolytic transglycosylase MltG: MVDSARRPRAEPEAVGSSRKRSRVARNRAERGRRRRRFAGKIVLAVVAVVVLVGVFIGAKLWHTVFGSGDDYTGSGTRDIVIQIKDGDSTTMVGETLQHEQVVKTVRAFVNAAHGNSKISSIQPGFYRVRTEIPAASAVARLADPNNRVGRLVIPEGRQLDDTTDMKTNKVTPGILTLISRSTCVTLDGNQRCVAVEELRAAATNSTPAALAVPPWAVEPFTELGKDHRRIEGLIAPGTFNVDPSASAETILSGLISAGAVEYVKSGLVDTAQAMGLSPYDILVVASLVEQESKSQDFAKVAQVIYNRLHAHHTLEFDSTVNYPLDRREVATTDADRAQKTPWNTYVSQGLPATAICSPGVDALHAAEHPEPGDWLYFVTIDAQGTTLFTKDYQQHLANIELAKRNGVLDSAR; the protein is encoded by the coding sequence ATGGTTGACAGCGCACGGCGCCCGCGGGCCGAGCCCGAGGCGGTCGGTTCGTCGCGAAAGCGCAGCCGCGTCGCCCGGAACCGGGCCGAGCGGGGGCGTCGCCGCCGGCGGTTCGCCGGCAAGATCGTGCTCGCGGTCGTCGCCGTCGTCGTGCTGGTGGGGGTTTTCATCGGCGCCAAGCTCTGGCACACGGTGTTCGGATCCGGCGACGACTACACCGGGAGCGGCACGCGCGACATCGTGATCCAGATCAAGGACGGCGACTCGACGACCATGGTCGGGGAGACGCTGCAGCACGAGCAGGTGGTCAAGACCGTCCGGGCATTCGTCAACGCCGCGCACGGCAACAGCAAGATCTCCTCGATCCAGCCCGGCTTCTACCGGGTGCGCACCGAAATCCCGGCGGCCAGCGCCGTCGCCCGGCTGGCCGACCCGAACAACCGGGTGGGCCGGCTGGTGATCCCGGAGGGCCGTCAGCTCGACGACACCACCGACATGAAGACCAACAAGGTGACCCCGGGCATCCTGACGCTGATCTCCCGCTCCACGTGCGTGACCCTGGACGGCAACCAGCGCTGCGTCGCCGTGGAGGAGCTGCGGGCGGCCGCGACCAACAGCACCCCCGCCGCGCTGGCGGTGCCGCCGTGGGCCGTCGAGCCGTTCACCGAGCTCGGCAAGGACCATCGCCGGATCGAGGGCCTGATCGCACCGGGCACCTTCAACGTCGACCCGTCGGCCTCGGCCGAGACGATCCTGTCCGGCCTGATCAGCGCCGGCGCGGTCGAGTACGTGAAGTCCGGGCTGGTGGACACCGCCCAGGCGATGGGGCTGTCGCCCTACGACATTTTGGTGGTGGCGTCGCTGGTGGAGCAGGAGTCCAAATCGCAGGACTTCGCGAAGGTCGCCCAGGTCATCTACAACCGCCTGCACGCCCACCACACGCTGGAATTCGACTCGACGGTCAACTACCCGCTGGACCGCCGCGAGGTGGCCACCACCGACGCCGACCGGGCCCAGAAGACGCCGTGGAACACCTACGTGTCGCAGGGTCTGCCGGCGACGGCGATCTGTTCGCCCGGCGTCGACGCGCTGCACGCCGCCGAGCATCCCGAGCCCGGGGACTGGTTGTACTTCGTCACCATCGACGCCCAGGGCACGACGCTGTTCACCAAGGATTATCAGCAGCACCTGGCCAATATCGAGCTGGCTAAGCGCAACGGTGTCCTCGACAGCGCGCGCTGA